A stretch of Malus sylvestris chromosome 11, drMalSylv7.2, whole genome shotgun sequence DNA encodes these proteins:
- the LOC126589652 gene encoding GDP-L-galactose phosphorylase 1-like gives MMLRIKRVPTVVSNYQKDEAEEGARRVEGCGRNCLNQCCIPGAKLPLYAFKKRNVNNGDTGVPGHDKREPPVAFLDSLLLGEWEDRMQRGLFRYDVTSCETKVIPGQYGFIAQLNEGRHLKKRPTEFRVDKVLQPFDSSKFNFTKVGQEEVLFRFEASEDGEVHFFPSAPIDVENSPSVVAINVSPIEYGHVLLIPRIFERLPQRIDRESFLLALHMAAEAGSPYFRLGYNSLGAFATINHLHFQAYYLAVTFPIEKAPTKKISTLNAEVKVSELLNYPVRGLVFEGGNTLEDLSYTVSDACICLQENNVPYNVLISDCGKRIFLLPQCYAEKQALGEVSAEVLDTQVNPAVWEISGHMVLKRKKDYDEASDENAWKLLAEVSLSEERFQEVNALIFERIASGNNGNENLPEDPEVKPRSHEEVDATINKSSRAAMVGETQECIVLQ, from the exons ATGATGTTGAGGATCAAGAGGGTTCCCACCGTCGTTTCGAATTACCAGAAAGATGAGGCGGAGGAGGGTGCTCGCCGCGTCGAGGGTTGTGGCCGCAATTGCCTTAACCAATGTTGCATTCCAG GGGCAAAACTTCCATTGTATGCCTTCAAGAAGCGGAACGTGAATAATGGTGACACGGGTGTGCCCGGACATGACAAAAGAGAGCCTCCCGTTGCGTTTCTTGACTCGCTGCTTCTCGGGGAG TGGGAGGATCGCATGCAGAGAGGGCTATTTCGCTATGATGTCACTTCTTGTGAAACCAAG GTGATCCCAGGGCAATATGGTTTCATTGCCCAGCTGAATGAGGGTCGCCATCTTAAGAAGAGACCAACTGAGTTTCGAGTTGATAAGGTCCTCCAGCCCTTTGATAGCAGCAAGTTTAACTTCACTAAAGTTGGACAAGAGGAGGTTCTATTCCGGTTTGAAGCCAGTGAAGATGGTGAAGTTCACTTTTTCCCTAGTGCACCCATTGATGTTGAAAATTCTCCGAGCGTTGTTGCCATTAAT GTCAGTCCTATTGAATATGGCCATGTGCTGTTGATTCCTCGTATTTTTGAGCGTTTGCCACAAAGGATTGACCGGGAAAGCTTCTTGCTTGCACTTCACATGGCGGCTGAAGCTGGGAGTCCTTACTTTCGATTGGGTTACAACAGCTTGGGTGCATTTGCTACCATCAATCACCTTCACTTCCAG GCTTACTACTTGGCCGTGACCTTTCCCATTGAGAAGGCTCCTACCAAGAAAATATCCACTCTGAATGCTGAGGTGAAGGTCTCTGAGCTTCTGAACTATCCTGTCAGAGGTCTTGTTTTTGAGGGTGGAAACACTCTGGAAGATTTGTCTTACACCGTCTCTGATGCCTGCATATGCCTTCAAGAAAACAACGTACCGTACAATGTCCTTATCTCTGATTGTGGAAAGCGAATCTTTCTCCTGCCACAG TGTTATGCTGAGAAACAAGCTCTTGGAGAAGTGAGTGCAGAGGTTCTGGATACACAGGTGAATCCAGCGGTGTGGGAAATTAGTGGGCATATGGTCTTGAAGAGGAAAAAGGACTACGACGAGGCTTCAGATGAAAATGCTTGGAAGCTCCTGGCAGAGGTTTCCCTTTCTGAAGAGAGGTTCCAAGAAGTGAATGCTCTTATTTTCGAACGTATTGCTTCCGGTAATAATGGGAATGAAAATTTGCCGGAGGATCCAGAAGTTAAGCCTCGTTCTCATGAAGAAGTCGACGCTACCATTAACAAAAGCTCCCGCGCTGCTATGGTTGGTGAGACACAAGAATGCATTGTTCTGCAGTAA